In one window of Ignisphaera sp. DNA:
- a CDS encoding TIGR00303 family protein, giving the protein MVKGFEVIYGDIPLDKIRYGKTLALYAIGSTMTSTIPNISIAGAMPIATLFTPALDVEYVHYGKPVTLDIIPTTPTGIPTPAIITRVSLQLSRTPFIIVNTGSYITPKMPVIDLPSRCVGGRIDVEDALPRGTSKKLFEEARSVGYMLGSATDVVLVGESIPSGTTTAMAILQGLGYNAYNLVSSSMKNNPVDLKRLVANKAIERLKSSRDPFTVNDVAGDPLHISVAGLALGALEAESFVILAGGTQMLAAIALMKAVSPEFRQDRMILATTRWIVMDKGREITSFIKSVAPQMSIVYSYLDFSDASFDGLRAYEEGFVKEGVGAGGTAFLAILKGIEVTDLVKAIYIEYERLVRQGG; this is encoded by the coding sequence ATGGTTAAAGGGTTTGAGGTAATATATGGGGATATCCCTCTAGATAAGATTAGATATGGGAAAACTCTAGCTCTCTATGCAATAGGATCAACTATGACTTCAACTATACCCAATATATCTATAGCTGGAGCTATGCCTATAGCAACACTATTTACACCAGCACTTGATGTAGAGTATGTTCACTACGGAAAACCTGTGACACTAGACATAATACCAACAACACCTACAGGTATACCAACACCAGCAATAATAACGAGAGTATCTCTCCAACTATCTAGAACACCTTTCATAATTGTAAACACAGGATCCTACATAACCCCAAAAATGCCTGTAATAGATCTTCCAAGCAGATGTGTAGGTGGAAGAATAGATGTAGAAGATGCGTTGCCTCGAGGAACATCGAAAAAACTATTCGAAGAAGCTAGATCTGTAGGCTATATGCTTGGTTCTGCAACAGATGTTGTACTAGTTGGTGAAAGCATACCTAGTGGAACTACAACAGCTATGGCCATTCTACAGGGACTTGGCTATAATGCCTATAACCTGGTCAGTAGCTCGATGAAGAATAATCCCGTAGACCTAAAGAGATTAGTCGCTAATAAAGCTATTGAAAGACTCAAGAGCTCTAGAGATCCATTTACTGTAAACGATGTTGCTGGAGATCCTCTCCACATATCTGTAGCAGGTCTAGCTCTAGGTGCGCTTGAAGCAGAGAGCTTTGTAATTCTTGCAGGTGGAACCCAGATGCTGGCAGCAATAGCCCTTATGAAGGCTGTGTCTCCAGAGTTTAGACAAGATAGAATGATTCTAGCAACAACTAGATGGATCGTTATGGATAAAGGTAGAGAGATAACGAGTTTCATAAAGTCGGTTGCACCACAGATGTCTATTGTGTATAGCTATCTAGATTTTAGTGATGCATCTTTCGATGGGCTTAGAGCTTATGAAGAAGGATTCGTTAAAGAAGGTGTAGGTGCTGGAGGAACAGCATTTCTAGCTATTCTCAAAGGCATAGAGGTGACTGATCTAGTGAAAGCTATATATATAGAGTACGAGAGATTGGTAAGACAAGGTGGTTGA
- a CDS encoding glycoside hydrolase family 57, with protein MDVSICGKALVEPRFYGSVEGYVIVEPFSRDPRETVVKVYVKNYGFGKRYTIDLLVCNDLVERRSAKLEVGEILGFEVGVRARDRCSVKLKVDGYTIDYIDQMVVYSEYSRPISIVTVFHHHQPPNYGPDKRYLSLWPFIYVWRPILSPYGLGPYHYHASILSKYRGYTYITYNLSPSLLAQWIDIVDNGITTVSGESIERSSGLTQIVRETMDMYRSLAESNSIEVLTSIYAHTISGYIVDYLELDRVISKELEYGLNISRKFLGRDPRGIWLPEMSFSMKLIHILSSLNLEYTFLDERHHFVSSQGDRESPYEPYIVQDAVTGESIVVFFRDTELSNDIGFNNNYCSEIHAIKGAYTFVTKLLTKAISNRARVVTLALDGENWIVASRNPPATAVFLDTLLNLFTEMKKIGIARTVLPNEVLRDNPPKRKLTFIPSATWLGSYTKWRGEIKEHEVFWREVESRVKGFKEYISRYGYDEKAEKAEWALWHILDSDYWWAEFWSREIISLWIKEFDKHIKH; from the coding sequence TTGGATGTAAGTATATGTGGGAAAGCACTTGTAGAACCTAGATTCTATGGCTCAGTAGAAGGCTACGTGATTGTAGAGCCATTCTCTAGAGATCCTCGAGAAACAGTTGTAAAGGTATATGTAAAGAATTATGGTTTTGGTAAGAGGTACACTATAGATCTATTGGTATGTAATGATCTAGTTGAGAGAAGAAGTGCAAAACTTGAGGTAGGAGAGATTCTAGGATTTGAGGTAGGTGTTAGAGCTAGAGATAGATGTAGTGTGAAGCTTAAGGTAGATGGATATACTATTGACTATATAGACCAGATGGTTGTGTACAGCGAGTACTCTAGACCTATATCTATTGTTACTGTTTTTCATCACCATCAACCCCCAAACTATGGCCCAGATAAACGCTACTTATCTCTATGGCCCTTCATATATGTTTGGAGACCTATTCTCTCTCCCTATGGATTGGGTCCTTATCATTATCATGCCTCTATCTTGAGCAAGTATAGGGGATACACATATATAACGTATAATCTAAGTCCATCTCTATTAGCTCAATGGATAGATATAGTCGATAATGGTATTACAACAGTTTCAGGAGAATCGATAGAGAGATCATCGGGACTTACACAAATAGTTAGAGAAACTATGGATATGTATAGAAGTCTAGCAGAAAGCAACTCGATAGAGGTTTTAACAAGCATATATGCACACACTATATCAGGCTATATTGTGGATTATCTAGAGCTTGATAGAGTTATCTCAAAAGAACTTGAATATGGATTGAACATATCTAGAAAATTTCTAGGTAGAGATCCTAGAGGTATTTGGCTCCCCGAAATGTCTTTCTCTATGAAACTTATACACATACTATCATCTCTCAACCTCGAATACACATTTCTAGATGAGAGACACCACTTCGTGTCGTCGCAAGGAGATAGAGAAAGCCCATATGAACCCTACATTGTGCAAGATGCTGTAACTGGAGAAAGTATTGTTGTTTTCTTTAGAGATACAGAACTCAGCAACGATATAGGGTTCAACAATAACTACTGTAGCGAGATTCACGCAATCAAGGGAGCATACACTTTTGTAACCAAACTACTGACAAAAGCAATCAGCAATAGAGCTAGAGTTGTGACACTAGCTCTAGATGGAGAAAACTGGATTGTTGCTTCAAGAAATCCACCAGCTACAGCAGTATTTCTAGATACTCTCCTAAACCTTTTCACCGAAATGAAGAAGATAGGTATAGCTAGAACTGTACTTCCCAATGAAGTACTTAGAGATAATCCACCTAAACGGAAACTCACATTTATACCATCAGCAACATGGCTAGGCTCTTACACAAAATGGAGAGGTGAGATCAAGGAGCACGAGGTATTCTGGAGAGAAGTAGAGTCTAGAGTGAAGGGATTCAAAGAGTATATCAGCAGGTATGGATATGATGAAAAAGCTGAAAAAGCTGAATGGGCTCTATGGCATATACTTGATAGTGATTATTGGTGGGCAGAATTCTGGAGTAGAGAAATAATATCTCTATGGATTAAAGAATTCGATAAACACATTAAACACTAA
- a CDS encoding glycoside hydrolase family 57 protein, with protein sequence MKDIVMFFEVHQPYRLDRRMHEKLIKKAIKGSLDPRDIEDALFDQDLNRLVIERAARKCYIPATSIIAETIRRFMGSDRKFMVSFGISGAFIEQALRWVPKVVDLFVDLVATGLVELVAQTYYHSLAFLIPPHYKELEDQIKSHLKILEDIFGVKPVSVENTEFIYNNDLACKLYSMGFKVILTEGVEWILGWRSPNFVYRGYLCDIRVLTRNYRLSDDIGFRFSNNKWDQYPLTADKYALWLAVTPGDVVVLAMDYETFGEHHWPESGIHEFLRYLPQEVLKHSHLRFSTPSRAAFAHDTVDVYDVPPWVTISWADERDLSAWLGNYIQKNSFSMLLELKRYIDAIDDPYLTRIWRLLTISDHFYYMATKFGSMEEVHQYFSPYKNAVDAYVLYAQAISILFYIIAEKARENPSKMLKNLVLPPEKAFYFKCFDLESLNISAASVKEFLWISRSLPSECIVYHLNRGDIQKWFREIYMVDDIANALDEIARSDASADEKKNLMIKVIENFLGERR encoded by the coding sequence TTGAAGGATATAGTCATGTTTTTTGAGGTTCATCAACCATATAGACTTGATAGAAGGATGCACGAAAAATTGATTAAGAAGGCGATCAAGGGGTCATTAGATCCTAGAGATATAGAAGATGCCCTGTTTGATCAAGATCTCAATAGACTTGTTATAGAGAGAGCTGCTAGAAAGTGCTACATACCTGCAACATCTATTATAGCTGAGACCATTAGGAGGTTTATGGGTAGCGATAGAAAGTTTATGGTGTCTTTTGGTATATCTGGTGCATTCATTGAGCAAGCTCTTCGTTGGGTACCTAAAGTTGTAGATCTTTTTGTAGATCTTGTTGCAACAGGATTAGTGGAGCTTGTTGCTCAAACTTATTACCATAGCCTAGCATTCTTGATACCTCCACACTACAAAGAGCTAGAGGATCAGATAAAGAGTCATCTAAAGATTCTTGAAGATATTTTTGGTGTTAAACCTGTTTCTGTTGAGAATACAGAGTTTATATACAATAACGATCTCGCTTGTAAGCTCTACTCAATGGGTTTTAAGGTGATTCTTACTGAAGGTGTTGAGTGGATTCTTGGCTGGAGAAGCCCTAATTTTGTTTATAGAGGATATCTATGCGATATAAGGGTTCTAACGAGAAACTATAGACTTAGCGACGATATTGGGTTTAGATTCAGTAACAATAAGTGGGATCAATATCCATTGACAGCTGATAAATATGCCTTATGGCTAGCCGTTACACCTGGTGATGTAGTAGTTTTGGCAATGGACTACGAAACCTTTGGTGAACACCACTGGCCTGAATCAGGTATACATGAATTCCTAAGGTATCTTCCCCAAGAGGTTTTGAAGCATAGTCATCTACGTTTCTCTACACCATCTAGAGCAGCATTTGCACATGATACAGTTGATGTATATGATGTACCTCCGTGGGTAACTATTAGCTGGGCTGATGAAAGGGATCTAAGTGCATGGCTTGGAAACTATATACAGAAAAATTCATTCTCTATGCTTCTAGAGCTCAAGAGATACATCGACGCTATTGATGATCCCTATCTAACACGTATATGGAGGCTTTTAACAATAAGCGACCACTTCTATTATATGGCTACAAAATTTGGCTCTATGGAAGAAGTTCATCAATACTTCAGTCCCTACAAGAATGCTGTTGATGCATATGTTCTTTATGCACAAGCTATATCAATACTATTCTACATTATTGCTGAAAAAGCTAGAGAAAATCCATCGAAGATGCTTAAGAACCTTGTGCTACCACCTGAAAAAGCATTCTATTTCAAATGTTTCGATCTCGAATCTCTAAACATTTCTGCAGCATCTGTTAAAGAATTCCTATGGATCTCTAGATCTCTGCCTAGTGAATGTATTGTATATCACCTTAATAGAGGCGATATACAGAAATGGTTTAGAGAGATCTATATGGTAGATGATATAGCTAATGCTCTAGACGAGATAGCTAGATCTGATGCTTCTGCTGATGAAAAGAAAAACCTTATGATAAAGGTTATCGAGAATTTTTTGGGGGAGAGGCGATGA
- a CDS encoding ABC transporter ATP-binding protein: protein MKIEVENVSFNYNSTSVLKDVTLKIEAGKMTCIIGPNGAGKTTFLKILASILMPTRGVVYIDGKDSRLYSPRDIAKIIAYSEPYISRSLPMTVLDFLSTARYPYHNTLQYFESSEDLKIIEEIARELDIVHLLGRKLDQISSGELQRVLIAHALAKKPKILLLDEPSAFLDIRYRFEILNYVKRYTVREGIATVVAIHDLHLASVYCDTVVLLDRGRIVACGSPHEVFMDKVVEEVYGVEIEVIKIGDNTVIVVPKPKSN, encoded by the coding sequence ACTAAAAGACGTTACACTAAAGATTGAAGCAGGAAAAATGACTTGTATCATAGGTCCTAATGGTGCTGGAAAAACCACGTTCCTGAAGATCTTGGCATCTATCTTGATGCCAACAAGAGGTGTGGTTTATATCGATGGAAAAGACTCTAGACTTTACAGCCCTAGGGATATAGCTAAGATTATCGCATATTCAGAACCATATATATCTAGAAGTCTACCTATGACTGTACTAGATTTTCTTTCAACAGCTAGATACCCCTACCACAACACTCTTCAATATTTTGAATCATCTGAAGACCTGAAGATTATTGAGGAAATAGCTAGAGAACTTGATATAGTTCATCTCCTTGGGAGAAAACTTGACCAGATAAGTAGTGGAGAACTACAGAGAGTGTTAATAGCACATGCATTAGCAAAGAAGCCCAAGATACTGTTGCTCGATGAACCTTCAGCATTTCTAGACATAAGATATAGATTCGAGATACTCAATTACGTAAAGAGGTATACTGTTAGAGAAGGTATAGCAACTGTTGTAGCTATCCATGATCTCCATCTAGCTTCAGTATATTGCGATACTGTTGTCCTTTTAGATAGAGGTAGAATTGTGGCTTGCGGATCACCACATGAAGTGTTTATGGATAAGGTTGTTGAAGAAGTATATGGTGTAGAGATCGAGGTTATAAAGATAGGGGATAACACCGTAATCGTTGTTCCGAAACCTAAATCAAATTAA
- a CDS encoding adenosylcobinamide amidohydrolase: MVKTLTRDKDTFVIDLEQEYIAISTAGCPKIYSEIRYIVFRRVPKDFGYVDLDSYCRDIASSIGIDYSKSSIFLTAVDVSSCSHGFSIHKNIKAEAFVTLGIDTPSCIGTEGPQSSRRISTINVAVVVDKPLNNVGLLDLFRTVSEVKGMVMGLGGPMCISSPSIGTASDATLVAAPAGDERFAGISTDVGIASSMAVICALARHIRNISREEYIAKTLGFDRIDNIIGIAKEVYTKARIPHIDDSDIEKEVREEMSRVLRDPNIPLFIKGMRLLEAALSINILPGISIHEYKSDSPGIIVDELVGKALAEYINGFKGLLMYYWIERLKERGETPILKLLPPIADDIVAALIGGILSKIYDRYSR; encoded by the coding sequence ATAGTAAAAACTCTAACTAGAGATAAAGATACTTTTGTAATAGATCTTGAGCAAGAATATATAGCTATATCTACAGCTGGATGCCCAAAGATATACTCAGAGATAAGGTATATAGTTTTCAGAAGAGTGCCAAAAGACTTTGGCTATGTTGATCTAGATAGCTACTGTCGAGACATAGCCTCAAGTATAGGTATAGACTACTCAAAATCCTCTATATTCCTTACAGCTGTAGATGTATCTTCATGTAGCCACGGATTCTCTATACACAAGAACATAAAGGCTGAAGCATTTGTAACCCTAGGCATAGATACACCATCTTGTATAGGTACCGAAGGTCCCCAAAGCTCTAGAAGAATCAGTACAATAAATGTAGCTGTAGTTGTAGATAAACCGCTTAATAATGTTGGTCTTCTAGATCTATTTAGAACAGTATCAGAGGTAAAGGGTATGGTTATGGGTTTAGGAGGACCTATGTGTATCTCTAGCCCATCTATAGGTACAGCATCTGATGCAACTCTAGTTGCTGCACCAGCTGGTGATGAGAGATTTGCAGGAATATCTACAGATGTCGGTATAGCTTCGTCTATGGCTGTTATATGTGCTTTAGCTAGACACATAAGAAACATATCTAGAGAAGAATATATTGCTAAGACTCTAGGTTTTGATAGAATTGATAATATCATTGGCATAGCTAAAGAAGTTTACACAAAAGCGAGAATACCCCACATAGATGATAGCGATATAGAGAAAGAAGTAAGAGAGGAAATGAGTAGAGTTCTTAGAGATCCCAATATACCGCTATTCATAAAAGGTATGAGGTTGCTGGAAGCAGCACTCTCCATAAACATTTTACCTGGTATCAGTATACATGAGTATAAATCAGATTCACCAGGAATCATAGTTGATGAACTTGTTGGTAAAGCTCTAGCAGAATATATAAACGGGTTCAAAGGTCTACTCATGTACTACTGGATTGAGAGACTAAAAGAAAGAGGAGAAACACCTATACTGAAGCTTCTACCACCAATAGCAGACGATATTGTTGCTGCATTGATAGGTGGTATACTCAGCAAGATATACGATAGATATTCAAGATAA
- a CDS encoding alpha-amylase/4-alpha-glucanotransferase domain-containing protein, which yields MSRVNFIFVLHFHQPVGQLEWVYERIYNNCYKILLDILLDHPKIKIAAHISGPLLLYMLEKHSEWIDGVKELVKRGSLELLGGAFGEAILPVIPREDMYMQIRLYIELFREIFGYKPRGFWLAERVWEPSVVEPLAINDIEYTIIDDYILPKIVNRDEAGYSWLTENDGHRLKIFFVDERIRYILPWESIESVIKYIVSRGSDKGDRYVLWGSDAEKFGEWSQREWASKWLREFIEKLEENSSIINTITPSEYLDRYGVKGLIYPVYGSYDKMMYWSSSYFRNFFVKYRESNYMHKRLLWLRRKLKKLNAPEDAWRYYYFAQCNDAYWHGLFGGIYLPHLRQTVYENMIKAEVIAENNSNYFASRDMYSSIEDIDFNGDSEVVIETKHLDVVVKPSDGGTVTELSFKHQGYEHNIASTMNRYLEPYLSTSPTFRPDWYQRNIARDHLWNPTISLWDWVNNTPFIDQSNLALGKYQLVSIDNNNLVLMYRGYFYGKGIPIPVEVAKHMYVDSRAPYLKIIHRIKNIGNEPFTSRIGFDYHLSPKVPRRRGEEYPIYRLEPDIIKHLEEVWIGSGRRIEFKGIIDLELSLDRDVDIWVAPIVMPTRTERGIMDIIQSIGIMFSRVVVLDPEKSFELGVELMLKV from the coding sequence ATGAGTAGAGTGAACTTCATATTCGTGTTACATTTCCATCAACCTGTTGGACAACTTGAGTGGGTCTATGAAAGAATATATAACAACTGCTACAAGATTCTACTCGATATATTGTTGGATCATCCAAAAATTAAGATAGCAGCACATATAAGTGGTCCATTGCTTCTCTATATGCTTGAGAAACATAGTGAATGGATAGATGGTGTTAAAGAACTAGTTAAGAGAGGTTCTCTAGAGCTTCTAGGGGGAGCTTTTGGTGAGGCTATTCTTCCTGTAATACCTCGTGAAGATATGTATATGCAAATCAGACTATATATAGAGTTATTTAGAGAGATTTTTGGGTACAAGCCTAGAGGATTCTGGTTAGCTGAAAGAGTTTGGGAACCTTCTGTTGTAGAACCTCTAGCTATTAACGATATAGAGTATACAATTATAGATGACTATATTCTACCGAAAATCGTTAATCGAGATGAAGCTGGATATTCATGGCTAACTGAGAACGATGGGCATAGGTTGAAGATATTCTTTGTAGATGAGAGAATAAGGTATATACTTCCATGGGAAAGCATTGAATCTGTGATAAAGTATATAGTGAGTAGAGGTAGCGATAAAGGTGATAGATATGTTCTCTGGGGTAGTGATGCAGAGAAATTCGGTGAATGGAGTCAAAGGGAATGGGCAAGCAAATGGTTGAGAGAGTTTATAGAGAAACTTGAAGAGAATTCTAGTATAATCAACACCATTACACCTAGCGAATATCTAGATAGATACGGTGTTAAGGGATTGATATATCCTGTGTACGGTAGTTACGATAAGATGATGTACTGGAGCTCAAGCTATTTCAGAAACTTTTTTGTGAAGTATAGAGAGAGTAACTATATGCATAAGAGGCTTCTATGGCTTAGAAGAAAGCTGAAGAAGCTTAATGCACCCGAAGATGCTTGGAGGTATTACTACTTTGCTCAATGCAATGATGCTTATTGGCACGGTCTCTTCGGAGGTATATATCTACCGCACCTTAGACAAACAGTTTATGAAAACATGATCAAAGCTGAGGTGATAGCTGAAAACAATTCAAACTATTTCGCTTCAAGAGATATGTATAGCAGTATAGAGGACATAGATTTCAATGGAGATAGCGAAGTAGTTATTGAAACAAAACATCTAGATGTTGTTGTAAAGCCTAGCGATGGAGGTACAGTAACAGAGTTAAGCTTTAAGCATCAGGGATATGAACACAACATTGCATCAACCATGAACCGTTATCTAGAGCCATATCTATCCACAAGCCCTACCTTTAGACCTGATTGGTATCAAAGGAATATTGCTCGAGACCATTTATGGAACCCAACAATAAGTTTATGGGACTGGGTAAATAATACACCATTCATTGATCAAAGCAATCTAGCTCTAGGTAAATATCAACTGGTGTCAATAGACAATAACAATCTAGTTTTAATGTATCGAGGATACTTCTATGGAAAAGGTATACCCATACCTGTAGAAGTAGCTAAACATATGTATGTAGACTCTAGAGCACCTTATTTAAAGATAATTCATAGGATTAAAAACATAGGTAACGAGCCTTTCACATCTAGAATAGGGTTCGACTATCATCTAAGTCCAAAAGTTCCTAGAAGAAGAGGAGAAGAATACCCCATCTATAGGCTTGAGCCAGACATTATTAAGCATCTCGAAGAAGTGTGGATAGGTAGTGGAAGGAGAATAGAGTTTAAGGGGATCATAGATCTAGAGTTATCGCTAGATAGAGATGTAGATATATGGGTAGCACCTATAGTAATGCCCACAAGAACTGAGAGAGGGATTATGGATATTATCCAGAGTATAGGTATAATGTTCTCTAGAGTCGTGGTTCTTGATCCCGAGAAGAGCTTTGAACTAGGTGTAGAGCTGATGCTCAAGGTGTAG